Proteins from one Deinococcus actinosclerus genomic window:
- a CDS encoding sensor domain-containing diguanylate cyclase, giving the protein MRFRLSSAVPHRPARAVSLRRAARLPLQTRVWLLLALLITQGLTLLVALLGQQELSERALRAQTQGSLEQLVRVTADNVRGYLRAAAQIVQVNRANVQSGLLSADDPSGLLMNFHALLDSVPQLNGMLVGHADGRFTFLRRDGAEDRARYARVIEVSPARQVTTTFFDERRRPTAQSAAPSDYDPRTRPWYRAAAQQPGTTIWTAPYVFASSQQPGLTVAAGTTGVGGLVVVGADVQLRQLSSLLRGLQISARGRAFVTDASGHAIASSRAWPVQVEGRVPLLREVADPALRALLDQRSRLTPPAGTHWFQVGAQAYGVVLRPIEVQPGVTWTVGVYAPTADFAGPPQRQPLGFVLLVSLTGSLLAWLLVLRATRPIEALQRQATTDPLTGLPNRASFLAQLEDSQRAAAPLGVAIFDLDGFKAVNDTFGHHAGDEVLHAVGARMLAALRAGDTLGRLGGDEFALLVQAPSREEMRLRVEGVLHAITSHPVTVDGAAHDLNATAGLAFCEPGEPTTPGQLLGRADSALIRGKRRGKGRVWIDGEVTMPTLFR; this is encoded by the coding sequence TTGCGTTTCCGCCTCTCCTCCGCCGTCCCCCACCGGCCCGCGCGCGCCGTCTCGCTGCGGCGCGCCGCGCGCCTGCCCCTGCAGACGCGGGTGTGGCTGCTGCTGGCGCTGCTGATCACCCAGGGCCTGACCCTGCTCGTGGCGCTGCTGGGCCAGCAGGAACTCAGCGAGCGGGCGCTGCGCGCCCAGACGCAGGGCTCGCTCGAACAGCTGGTGCGGGTCACGGCCGACAACGTGCGCGGCTACCTGAGGGCGGCGGCGCAGATCGTGCAGGTCAACCGCGCGAACGTGCAGTCGGGGCTGCTGAGCGCCGACGATCCCTCCGGGCTCCTCATGAATTTCCACGCGCTGCTCGACAGTGTGCCGCAGCTCAACGGCATGCTCGTCGGCCACGCCGACGGCCGGTTCACGTTCCTGCGCCGCGACGGCGCCGAGGACCGCGCCCGGTACGCCCGCGTGATCGAGGTGAGCCCCGCGCGGCAGGTCACGACCACCTTCTTCGACGAGCGGCGGCGCCCCACCGCCCAGAGCGCCGCGCCCAGCGACTACGACCCGCGCACCCGGCCCTGGTACCGCGCGGCCGCGCAGCAGCCCGGCACGACCATCTGGACGGCGCCCTACGTGTTCGCGTCGTCGCAGCAGCCCGGCCTCACGGTCGCGGCCGGGACCACCGGCGTGGGCGGACTGGTCGTCGTGGGCGCCGACGTGCAGCTGCGCCAGCTCTCCAGCCTGCTGCGCGGGCTCCAGATCAGCGCGCGGGGCCGCGCCTTCGTGACCGACGCCAGTGGGCACGCCATCGCCAGCAGCCGGGCGTGGCCGGTGCAGGTGGAGGGCCGCGTGCCGCTGCTGCGCGAGGTGGCCGACCCGGCGCTGCGCGCCCTGCTCGACCAGCGCAGCCGCCTGACCCCGCCGGCCGGCACGCACTGGTTCCAGGTGGGGGCCCAGGCCTACGGGGTGGTCCTGCGGCCCATCGAGGTGCAGCCGGGCGTCACCTGGACCGTCGGGGTGTACGCGCCCACGGCCGATTTCGCGGGTCCGCCGCAGCGCCAGCCACTGGGGTTCGTGCTGCTGGTCAGCCTGACCGGCAGCCTGCTGGCGTGGCTGCTCGTGCTGCGGGCCACGCGGCCCATCGAGGCGCTGCAGCGGCAGGCGACCACCGACCCGCTGACCGGCCTGCCCAACCGCGCCAGCTTCCTGGCCCAGCTGGAGGACTCGCAGCGCGCCGCCGCGCCGCTGGGCGTGGCGATCTTCGATCTGGACGGTTTCAAGGCCGTCAACGACACCTTCGGCCATCACGCCGGGGATGAGGTCCTGCACGCGGTGGGCGCGCGGATGCTCGCCGCGCTGCGCGCCGGGGACACCCTGGGCCGCCTGGGCGGCGACGAGTTCGCGCTGCTCGTGCAGGCCCCCTCGCGCGAGGAGATGCGCCTGCGGGTCGAGGGGGTGCTGCACGCCATCACCAGCCATCCGGTCACGGTGGACGGCGCGGCGCACGACCTGAATGCCACGGCGGGCCTCGCCTTCTGCGAGCCCGGGGAGCCCACCACGCCGGGGCAGCTGCTGGGCCGCGCCGACAGCGCCCTGATCCGCGGCAAACGGCGCGGCAAGGGCCGGGTGTGGATTGACGGCGAGGTCACCATGCCCACCCTGTTCCGCTGA
- a CDS encoding adenine deaminase, translating to MVGTGGEGRDRRRLVRVARGEERGDLLVRGARVVQPATREVFEADVLVADGRVAALGSGFQAARVVEARGAFLAPGFMDGHVHIESSLLTPAGFAGAVLPRGTTGVVAEPHELVNVLGAGGLEWMLAAGRTSGLRVWASAPSCVPASEFERGGAVIGAEETARMLRVPGVLGLAEMMNYPGVLGGDAGVWDVLEAGRASGLRLDGHASGVRGRDLMAYAAAGLHSDHEATTPEEARERLRAGLWLMVREGSAARNLEALLPVLRDRPRRAMLVSDDVSVDELLELGHLDRLLRTCVAGGLHPADAVALVTCNPAEYWGLHDVGLVAPGYHADFALLRDLQGFEVLETFVGGVEARAGTVTPPLPGGGVDLGPGWAAATFEVPAHWPVMQVSADQITTGVGAPGSGDARLVVVDRYGRGEWSACMTSGTGLRGATLGISVLHDAHHAAFLGGSDDDVRAAGRALEALGGGIVLVSGGEVRAQLPLPFAGLMTDLPPAQAAEALGRVTAACRAHGCTLPYPVTTLAFLGLTVIPALKLTPRGLLDVGTWRLLPRAETTAAPA from the coding sequence ATGGTTGGAACCGGAGGGGAAGGTAGGGATCGGCGGCGGCTGGTGCGGGTGGCGCGCGGCGAGGAGCGCGGCGATCTACTCGTGCGGGGCGCGCGGGTGGTGCAGCCCGCCACGCGCGAGGTGTTCGAGGCGGACGTGCTCGTCGCCGACGGGCGCGTGGCGGCGCTGGGAAGCGGCTTTCAGGCGGCGCGGGTCGTGGAGGCGCGCGGGGCCTTCCTGGCGCCGGGCTTCATGGACGGCCACGTGCACATCGAGTCGAGTCTGCTGACCCCGGCGGGCTTCGCGGGCGCGGTGCTGCCGCGCGGCACGACCGGGGTGGTGGCCGAGCCGCACGAACTGGTGAACGTGCTGGGCGCGGGCGGGCTGGAGTGGATGCTCGCGGCGGGACGCACCTCGGGGCTGCGGGTGTGGGCGTCGGCGCCATCGTGCGTGCCGGCCAGTGAGTTCGAGCGGGGCGGCGCGGTGATCGGGGCCGAGGAGACCGCGCGGATGCTGCGGGTGCCGGGCGTGCTGGGGCTGGCGGAGATGATGAACTACCCCGGTGTGCTGGGCGGCGACGCGGGCGTGTGGGACGTGCTGGAGGCCGGGCGGGCGTCGGGGTTGCGGCTGGACGGGCACGCGTCGGGCGTGCGGGGCCGCGACCTGATGGCGTACGCGGCAGCCGGGCTGCACTCGGATCACGAGGCCACGACGCCCGAAGAGGCCCGCGAGCGCCTGCGCGCCGGGCTGTGGCTGATGGTGCGCGAGGGCTCGGCGGCCCGCAACCTGGAGGCGCTGCTGCCGGTGCTGCGCGACCGCCCGCGCCGCGCGATGCTCGTCAGCGACGACGTGAGCGTGGACGAACTGCTCGAACTGGGGCACCTGGACCGCCTGCTGCGGACCTGCGTGGCGGGCGGGCTGCACCCGGCGGACGCGGTGGCCCTGGTGACCTGCAACCCGGCCGAGTACTGGGGGCTGCACGACGTGGGGCTGGTCGCGCCGGGCTACCACGCGGACTTCGCGCTGCTGCGCGACCTCCAGGGCTTCGAGGTGCTGGAGACCTTCGTGGGCGGCGTGGAGGCCCGGGCCGGGACGGTCACGCCGCCGCTGCCGGGTGGGGGCGTGGACCTGGGGCCGGGCTGGGCAGCGGCCACCTTCGAGGTGCCGGCGCACTGGCCGGTCATGCAGGTCAGCGCGGATCAGATCACGACCGGGGTGGGCGCGCCGGGCAGCGGGGACGCGCGGCTGGTGGTGGTCGACCGCTACGGGCGCGGCGAGTGGTCGGCGTGCATGACCTCCGGCACCGGTCTGCGCGGCGCGACGCTGGGCATCAGCGTGCTGCACGACGCGCACCACGCGGCGTTCCTGGGCGGCAGCGACGACGACGTGCGCGCCGCCGGCCGGGCGCTGGAGGCGCTGGGCGGCGGGATCGTGCTCGTCTCGGGCGGCGAGGTCCGCGCGCAGCTGCCCCTGCCCTTCGCGGGCCTGATGACCGACCTGCCCCCCGCGCAGGCGGCCGAGGCGCTGGGCCGCGTCACGGCCGCCTGCCGCGCGCACGGCTGCACGCTCCCGTACCCGGTCACCACCCTGGCCTTCCTGGGCCTGACCGTGATTCCGGCGCTGAAGCTCACGCCGCGCGGCCTGCTGGACGTGGGCACGTGGCGGCTGCTGCCGCGCGCAGAGACCACCGCCGCACCCGCCTGA
- a CDS encoding DUF1266 domain-containing protein, which yields MTLWTVLIPVAAGLVLAALWWVGKAMLEGAREGLQEANAELAQEQADRDAQAARDADAQRQAVEAAALALSDADRFALNLRAPFTSLWIDIFETRGHRPLTYFYQVTPPGETPEARQAALRELAASLESGWGITDHASAMSSLAWLLGGGGHHAPYQQVRRALHAQDTAGLDRRHVKVVRQWEPQVGEVGGLAFDLARAADIAAQGVALGYLSERQGRQVLGQCRQVAREAPFRDWTHYGRSFQAGAAFWNADPVRNRGYASAVDWLLSSDDSPWRRDPWPPPAGPLDPDQPVARSAAGSSLLN from the coding sequence GTGACCCTCTGGACCGTGCTGATTCCCGTCGCCGCCGGGCTGGTGCTGGCGGCCCTGTGGTGGGTGGGCAAGGCCATGCTGGAGGGCGCGCGCGAGGGACTGCAGGAGGCGAACGCGGAGCTGGCGCAGGAGCAGGCCGATCGGGATGCCCAGGCCGCCCGGGACGCCGACGCCCAGCGGCAGGCGGTCGAGGCGGCCGCGCTGGCCCTGAGTGACGCCGACCGCTTTGCCCTGAACCTGCGGGCACCGTTCACGTCCCTGTGGATCGACATCTTCGAGACGCGCGGGCACCGGCCCCTGACGTACTTCTATCAGGTCACGCCGCCCGGCGAGACCCCGGAGGCGCGGCAGGCGGCCCTGCGGGAACTGGCGGCGTCCCTGGAGTCCGGGTGGGGGATCACGGATCACGCCTCGGCCATGTCCAGCCTCGCGTGGCTGCTCGGTGGGGGCGGTCACCACGCGCCGTACCAGCAGGTGCGCCGCGCGCTGCACGCGCAGGACACCGCGGGCCTCGACCGCCGGCACGTGAAGGTCGTGCGCCAGTGGGAGCCGCAGGTCGGCGAGGTGGGCGGGCTGGCCTTCGACCTCGCCCGGGCGGCGGACATCGCCGCGCAGGGGGTGGCGCTGGGGTACCTGAGCGAACGCCAGGGCCGGCAGGTGCTGGGCCAGTGCCGGCAGGTCGCGCGGGAGGCGCCCTTCCGTGACTGGACGCACTACGGCCGGAGTTTCCAGGCGGGCGCGGCGTTCTGGAACGCCGACCCTGTGCGCAACCGGGGGTACGCCAGCGCGGTGGACTGGCTGCTGAGCAGTGACGACAGCCCGTGGCGGCGCGACCCGTGGCCGCCCCCCGCCGGGCCCCTCGACCCAGATCAGCCGGTGGCGCGCTCGGCCGCCGGATCGTCGCTGCTGAACTGA
- a CDS encoding PulJ/GspJ family protein yields MKGGAHAGGLTLIEILLALAIMGVVLALITSWQTSTLDLTTRTNVIGRGLTELNDLTGYVGDRVRAALRVRVATSGLSVNTDSGNVCSAAQPCLAVVLPDATAAGTVTKYVLFVYRMEPRPKVTLDKAPDAWAEGNVQVLREYRSGDSGSTPVNCVPAAGETFETASGAGCAAMRDLAGLSAVRGFQPYLVSDYLTPADSLPGGADPFGWDAATRSVTLSVQFRQQARGRLTTLPPTQAYALNVRARNAP; encoded by the coding sequence ATGAAGGGCGGGGCGCACGCCGGGGGGCTGACCCTGATCGAGATCCTGCTGGCCCTGGCGATCATGGGCGTGGTCCTGGCCCTGATCACCAGCTGGCAGACGAGCACGCTGGACCTCACGACCCGCACCAACGTCATCGGGCGCGGGCTGACCGAACTGAACGACCTGACCGGCTACGTGGGGGACCGGGTGCGCGCGGCGCTGCGGGTCCGGGTGGCGACCTCCGGCCTGAGCGTGAACACCGACAGCGGGAACGTCTGCTCGGCGGCGCAGCCGTGCCTGGCGGTGGTGCTGCCCGACGCCACGGCGGCCGGCACCGTCACGAAATACGTCCTGTTCGTGTACCGCATGGAACCGCGCCCGAAGGTCACGCTGGACAAGGCCCCGGACGCCTGGGCCGAGGGCAACGTGCAGGTGCTGCGCGAGTACCGCAGCGGCGACTCGGGCAGCACCCCGGTGAACTGCGTTCCCGCCGCCGGTGAGACCTTCGAGACGGCCAGCGGGGCGGGCTGCGCGGCCATGCGGGACCTCGCGGGGCTGAGTGCGGTCAGGGGCTTCCAGCCGTACCTCGTGTCGGATTACCTGACGCCGGCCGACAGCCTGCCGGGCGGCGCGGACCCCTTCGGCTGGGACGCCGCGACCCGCTCGGTGACCCTGAGCGTGCAGTTCCGGCAGCAGGCGCGTGGTCGCCTCACGACCCTGCCACCCACCCAGGCGTACGCCCTGAACGTCCGCGCGCGCAACGCCCCGTGA
- a CDS encoding type II secretion system protein, with amino-acid sequence MNRPHPAQAGLTLIEVLIALAIFTALSVAVLGLLPTLFQVNRNNQNDQAVTVAAKAFMESVRTAYSAQATFDAGTLPATPDTSLMGGLTCAATQANPVAAWVTPAGGPMLRRVTLTCAGTGQPTYTFTLDVGRPSS; translated from the coding sequence GTGAACCGCCCCCACCCCGCCCAGGCCGGCCTGACGCTGATCGAGGTGCTGATCGCGCTGGCGATCTTCACGGCGCTGTCCGTGGCCGTGCTGGGCCTGCTGCCCACGCTGTTCCAGGTCAACCGCAACAACCAGAACGACCAGGCCGTCACGGTGGCCGCCAAGGCCTTCATGGAATCGGTGCGCACGGCCTACAGCGCGCAGGCCACCTTCGACGCGGGCACCCTGCCCGCCACGCCCGACACCTCGCTGATGGGCGGCCTGACCTGCGCCGCCACGCAGGCCAACCCGGTCGCGGCCTGGGTGACGCCCGCCGGCGGGCCGATGCTGCGGCGGGTCACGCTGACCTGCGCGGGCACCGGGCAGCCCACCTACACCTTCACGCTGGACGTCGGGCGGCCCAGCTCATGA
- a CDS encoding pilus assembly FimT family protein codes for MRAPAVREAGFTLLELLIVLAIVGLLAALGLGGYLRWRASSAVTEGTQVFTQAVNAARTGAKRLNTCQEVRLTVSSASPSLTLRAYPDSTCAGTPTTRVLSLPAGVTASLDSGANSLAFRAPYGSTDASPAQFRVSWSADPSITRLVRVTGIFGKVIVQ; via the coding sequence GTGAGGGCGCCCGCCGTGAGGGAAGCGGGCTTCACCCTGCTGGAACTGCTGATCGTGCTGGCGATCGTGGGCCTCCTGGCGGCGCTGGGCCTGGGCGGCTACCTGCGCTGGCGGGCCAGCAGCGCCGTCACCGAGGGCACCCAGGTGTTCACGCAGGCGGTCAACGCCGCGCGCACCGGCGCCAAACGGCTGAACACCTGCCAGGAGGTGCGCCTGACGGTCAGCAGCGCCAGTCCGTCCCTGACACTCCGGGCGTACCCGGACAGCACCTGCGCGGGCACGCCGACCACGCGCGTCCTGTCCCTGCCGGCCGGCGTGACCGCCAGTCTGGACAGCGGCGCGAACAGCCTGGCGTTCCGGGCACCCTACGGCTCCACCGACGCCTCACCGGCCCAGTTCCGGGTGTCCTGGTCGGCGGACCCCTCCATCACGCGGCTCGTGCGCGTCACGGGCATCTTCGGGAAGGTGATCGTGCAGTGA
- a CDS encoding pilus assembly PilX N-terminal domain-containing protein has product MDTAPEVRLDGRDRGVALVITLLFTGIVLMIIVSTSATLVSGARSGGADERRAYQALLAAESGLNTVMVRVNQRLLTTPYTGSTQADLQTWLTGLNATPEAALFPATLSFTPQGADRFTVESRGSAGGAVKVALQDFQLTPVFLPRGLRLRAALTSLPRINATGSAQITGQSGRGEITTLTGAGVTATTGSSQITVSVADASGLITGDYVQIPPGATAPRFRVTGISGTQLTLTGVPGPLTAALNAPAGTGVELILNAAAQTSLSVTDPMTQRVSNAADFTVGETVLIAGYAARVTGLSSAGGATDQLTLDWLAGQPASIPEGTAVVRDVSAMRSGSTIQVKDSAKALGNFQMDGQNDCAAQSGGSVTCEGSSDPLLSTDSRDPFFTRQLLGLSDAELDALVPLTLPDSSGTFPPMVSGIRRIRAQDFDAALKNGVSSGVLIVDGDINSNVNGNTTFNGFIYFRGNQGGKFNGNLTVNGAVAVRGGPIEGITTDDVTTDLTGNLTVNFNAAQLRQQLLTARGGAQLTSTQGTWRQR; this is encoded by the coding sequence ATGGACACTGCTCCGGAGGTGCGGCTCGACGGACGGGACCGGGGAGTGGCGCTGGTCATCACGCTGCTGTTCACCGGGATAGTCCTGATGATCATCGTGAGCACCAGCGCCACCCTGGTCAGCGGGGCCCGCAGCGGCGGCGCCGACGAGCGGCGCGCCTACCAGGCCCTGCTGGCCGCCGAGAGCGGCCTGAACACCGTCATGGTGCGGGTCAACCAGCGCCTGCTCACCACGCCGTACACCGGCAGCACCCAGGCCGACCTGCAGACCTGGCTGACCGGCCTGAACGCCACGCCGGAAGCGGCGCTGTTTCCCGCCACGCTGAGCTTCACCCCGCAGGGCGCCGACCGCTTCACGGTCGAGTCGCGCGGCAGTGCCGGCGGCGCCGTCAAGGTCGCCCTCCAGGACTTTCAGCTGACGCCGGTCTTCCTGCCCCGGGGCCTGCGGCTGCGCGCGGCCCTGACCTCCCTGCCCCGCATCAACGCCACGGGCAGCGCGCAGATCACCGGGCAGTCGGGACGCGGCGAGATCACCACGCTGACCGGCGCCGGCGTGACCGCCACCACGGGCAGCAGCCAGATCACGGTGAGCGTCGCGGACGCCAGCGGCCTGATCACCGGCGACTACGTGCAGATTCCCCCGGGCGCCACCGCGCCGCGCTTCCGCGTGACCGGGATCAGCGGCACGCAGCTCACCCTGACGGGTGTGCCCGGGCCGCTCACGGCCGCCCTGAACGCCCCGGCCGGCACGGGCGTCGAACTGATCCTGAACGCGGCCGCGCAGACCAGCCTGAGCGTGACCGATCCCATGACGCAGCGCGTGTCGAACGCGGCCGACTTCACGGTGGGCGAAACGGTGCTGATCGCCGGGTACGCGGCCAGGGTGACGGGCCTGAGCAGCGCGGGCGGCGCGACCGATCAGCTGACGCTGGACTGGCTGGCCGGGCAGCCCGCCAGCATCCCCGAGGGCACCGCCGTCGTCCGGGACGTGTCGGCCATGCGCAGCGGCAGCACGATCCAGGTCAAGGACAGCGCCAAGGCCCTGGGCAACTTTCAGATGGACGGGCAGAACGACTGCGCCGCGCAGTCCGGCGGGAGCGTCACCTGCGAGGGCAGCAGCGATCCGCTGCTCAGCACGGACAGCAGGGACCCCTTCTTCACGCGGCAGCTGCTGGGCCTGAGTGACGCCGAACTCGACGCGCTGGTCCCACTGACCCTGCCCGACAGCAGCGGCACGTTCCCGCCGATGGTGAGCGGCATCCGCCGGATCCGGGCGCAGGATTTCGACGCGGCGCTGAAGAACGGCGTCTCCAGCGGCGTGCTGATCGTGGACGGGGACATCAACTCCAACGTGAACGGCAACACCACCTTCAACGGGTTCATCTACTTCCGTGGCAACCAGGGCGGGAAGTTCAACGGCAATCTCACCGTGAACGGCGCCGTGGCCGTACGCGGCGGGCCCATCGAGGGCATCACGACCGACGACGTGACCACCGACCTCACCGGCAACCTCACGGTGAACTTCAACGCCGCGCAGCTGCGCCAGCAGCTGCTGACCGCGCGGGGCGGCGCGCAGCTGACGAGCACGCAGGGCACCTGGAGGCAGCGGTGA
- a CDS encoding peptidase C39 family protein, whose amino-acid sequence MTYPTTSTTIHEQPGDWAGGEGRGAVAGAAGLNLAPGATSGTWTSAPLRVPAFDELIPSWNAVTPARGSLSVEVRAQGAGGWTRWFSFGTWSEAGDRASLDGQKDSAGQVLTDTLRLTAKASAFQYRVTLRGAGTGVRLVAFNTSDRARRSEALGTPGQRAAWGKEVKVPQRSQMLYPNGGEVWCSPTSVSMILAKYGVNVTVPDAARGTFDRVYDGTGNWAFNAAYAGALGMRSVVLRLPSLAAAETFTAQGTPLAVSLGWKAGELPGAAIPSSTGHLMVLTGFDAQGNPVLNDPAAPTDAGVRRTYPRAAFERLWLGHSGGLAYLITPR is encoded by the coding sequence ATGACCTACCCCACGACGTCCACCACCATCCACGAGCAGCCCGGCGACTGGGCCGGCGGGGAGGGACGCGGCGCGGTGGCCGGGGCGGCGGGCCTGAACCTCGCGCCCGGCGCGACGAGCGGCACCTGGACATCCGCGCCGCTGCGCGTGCCCGCCTTCGACGAGCTGATTCCCTCGTGGAACGCCGTGACGCCCGCGCGCGGCAGCCTCAGCGTGGAGGTGCGCGCCCAGGGGGCCGGCGGCTGGACGCGCTGGTTCAGCTTCGGCACCTGGAGCGAGGCCGGCGACCGCGCCAGCCTGGACGGCCAGAAGGACAGCGCCGGGCAGGTCCTGACCGACACCCTGCGCCTGACCGCCAAGGCCAGCGCCTTCCAGTACCGCGTGACGCTGCGCGGCGCGGGCACCGGCGTGCGCCTCGTGGCGTTCAACACCTCGGATCGCGCGCGGCGCAGCGAGGCGCTGGGCACCCCCGGCCAGCGCGCCGCGTGGGGCAAGGAGGTCAAGGTGCCCCAGCGCTCGCAGATGCTCTACCCGAACGGCGGGGAGGTCTGGTGCAGCCCCACGAGCGTGTCCATGATCCTGGCGAAGTACGGCGTGAACGTCACGGTGCCCGACGCCGCGCGCGGCACCTTCGACCGGGTGTACGACGGCACCGGCAACTGGGCCTTCAACGCCGCCTACGCCGGCGCGCTGGGGATGCGCTCGGTCGTGCTGCGCCTGCCCAGCCTGGCCGCCGCCGAGACCTTCACCGCGCAGGGCACGCCGCTGGCCGTCAGCCTCGGCTGGAAGGCCGGGGAACTGCCGGGCGCCGCGATTCCCAGTTCCACCGGGCACCTGATGGTCCTGACCGGCTTCGACGCGCAGGGCAACCCGGTGCTGAACGACCCGGCCGCGCCCACCGACGCGGGCGTGCGCCGCACCTACCCGCGCGCCGCGTTCGAGCGGCTGTGGCTGGGCCACTCGGGCGGCCTGGCGTACCTGATCACGCCCCGCTGA
- a CDS encoding P1 family peptidase yields the protein MTEPNLTLTGIPGVHVGHWTDPVARTGCTAILLPPAGAVASASFLGPSPGTREGVLLAPEKKVERVHALLLTGGSAFGLSAAAGVVRVLEERGVGHETPWARVPIVPAAVIYDLGVGRADVRPGDAEGELAARAASGAPVPRGLVGAGTGATAGKYLGRGAVPGGLGSVLLERHGVRVGALAVVNPIGDVLDERGGVLAGPGVGPGAAAFTPGDAENTTLVAVVTEHALTKADCRRLADAAQAALARVIHPSHTFWDGDSAFMLSTEARPVADPLLLGALVQEAVCAAVRDAVRCSMPTTSSEQDV from the coding sequence ATGACCGAGCCGAACCTCACCCTGACCGGCATTCCTGGCGTGCATGTGGGCCACTGGACCGACCCGGTGGCCCGCACGGGCTGCACGGCCATCCTGCTGCCCCCGGCGGGCGCCGTGGCGTCCGCGTCGTTCCTGGGGCCCAGTCCCGGCACCCGCGAGGGCGTGCTGCTCGCCCCGGAGAAGAAGGTCGAGCGGGTGCACGCGCTGCTCCTGACCGGCGGGAGCGCCTTCGGCCTGAGTGCCGCGGCGGGCGTGGTGCGGGTGCTGGAGGAACGCGGGGTCGGGCACGAGACGCCCTGGGCGCGCGTGCCGATCGTGCCGGCCGCCGTGATCTACGACCTGGGCGTGGGCCGCGCGGACGTGCGCCCCGGTGACGCCGAGGGGGAGCTGGCGGCCCGCGCGGCCAGCGGCGCCCCGGTGCCGCGCGGGCTGGTGGGGGCGGGCACCGGGGCGACCGCCGGGAAGTACCTGGGCCGCGGCGCGGTGCCAGGGGGCCTGGGCAGCGTGCTACTGGAGCGCCACGGGGTGCGGGTGGGGGCGCTGGCGGTCGTGAATCCCATCGGGGACGTGCTGGACGAGCGGGGCGGCGTGCTGGCCGGGCCGGGTGTGGGGCCGGGCGCGGCGGCGTTCACGCCGGGCGACGCCGAGAACACCACGCTGGTCGCGGTGGTCACCGAGCACGCGCTGACCAAGGCCGACTGCCGCCGGCTGGCGGACGCGGCGCAGGCGGCGCTGGCGCGCGTGATTCATCCCAGCCACACCTTCTGGGACGGGGACAGCGCGTTCATGCTGAGTACGGAGGCCCGCCCGGTAGCCGATCCGCTGCTGCTGGGCGCCCTGGTGCAGGAGGCGGTGTGCGCGGCCGTGCGGGACGCGGTGCGCTGCTCGATGCCGACCACGAGCAGTGAGCAAGATGTGTAA
- a CDS encoding NUDIX domain-containing protein, with protein sequence MSREGYIRDLRALIGPRPVNLIGVAALITDPHGQLLLARRARSDRWGLIAGLSELGESPDATLRREVHEESRLTVTDAHLLDLLGPAQLSEAPNGDRFSAYTAAYRVTGWHGAPQPDGHELAELRFWPRADLPRLPLTRLGRAALAWTA encoded by the coding sequence ATGAGTCGAGAAGGCTATATCCGTGATCTCCGTGCGCTGATCGGGCCGCGCCCTGTCAACCTGATCGGCGTCGCCGCCCTCATCACCGACCCTCACGGCCAGCTCCTGCTCGCGCGGCGCGCCCGGTCCGACCGCTGGGGCCTGATCGCGGGCCTGAGCGAACTGGGCGAATCACCGGACGCCACCCTGCGCCGCGAGGTCCACGAGGAGAGCCGCCTGACCGTCACCGACGCGCATCTGCTCGATCTGCTCGGGCCCGCCCAGCTCAGCGAGGCCCCGAACGGCGACCGGTTCTCCGCGTACACCGCCGCGTACCGCGTGACCGGCTGGCACGGCGCGCCGCAGCCCGACGGCCACGAACTCGCCGAGCTGCGCTTCTGGCCGCGCGCCGACCTCCCGCGCCTGCCGCTGACCCGCCTGGGCCGCGCCGCACTGGCGTGGACGGCGTGA
- a CDS encoding NUDIX hydrolase, which translates to MTYVRDLRARTGPLPLILSGACALLLRGDEVLLQRRRDTGGWGTPGGLCEPGESLEDTLRREVHEETGLSVLDPLLFTVVSGAGTFVRLPNGDEFYQVSAAYVVRRWEGVPRPDGTEGSELAFWPLDALPDGLGPVDRAALARLRVCVGMG; encoded by the coding sequence GTGACATACGTCCGCGACCTGCGCGCCCGCACCGGCCCGCTGCCCCTGATCCTGTCCGGCGCGTGCGCGCTGCTGCTGCGCGGGGACGAGGTCCTGCTGCAACGCCGCCGCGACACGGGCGGCTGGGGGACGCCCGGCGGCCTGTGCGAGCCCGGCGAATCCCTGGAGGACACCCTGCGCCGCGAGGTGCACGAGGAGACCGGCCTGAGCGTCCTGGACCCCCTCCTGTTCACGGTGGTCAGCGGCGCGGGCACCTTCGTGCGCCTGCCCAACGGCGACGAGTTCTATCAGGTGTCGGCCGCGTACGTCGTGCGCCGCTGGGAGGGTGTACCCCGCCCGGACGGGACCGAGGGCAGCGAGCTGGCGTTCTGGCCGCTCGACGCCCTGCCGGACGGACTGGGCCCGGTGGACCGCGCGGCGCTGGCCCGGCTGCGCGTGTGCGTGGGCATGGGCTAG